The stretch of DNA CGGCATCGCGACGATCCGCTTTCCGCCCCTCCGCACATCCCAACCCGGTGCGGTGCCGTTCGGGTTCGGAAGCGCAAGCGCCGATGGGATGAGCCACGCCTGCTTGCGATTCCTCTCCGGCATGGGACTACCTCGCGCGGCGAACCACTCGCGCAGCTCTCGCTCAAGGGTGGGATCGATGACCGGCTCCTCGCCCAGAACGGCGGCGATCGTCTCACGCGTCAGGTCGTCCTCGGTCGGCCCCAGACCACCGGTCGTTATGACGAGGTCCGAACGACCGAGCGCACGGTCCAGAGTCTCGCGGCACCGTGCCGGGTTGTCCCCGACGGTCGAGATGTAGAGGCAGTCGATGCCGAGATCCGCCAGGCGCGCGGCGAGGTACTGCGCGTTCGTGTCGACGATCTGGCCGAGGAGCAGCTCGGTCCCGATGGAGAGGATCTCGGCGCGCACTGGCTGACCTCCTCGCTGCCTGGCTGGCACGCCACTTGCACTCGCCACCATCGACAAAAAGAAATCCCAACCCTTCCCTTCCTCACCACGAGACCCCGCCGAAAGGCGGGGTTTTGTGGCTCTAGGGGGTCGGGAGGCCTAGGGTACGATGCCCGGGTCCGAGACCGGCGTGGAGGTGAGTCGTGGCGAACGGCTATTGCGTCAAGTGCAAGGCCTCGCGCGAGATCAAGGACGCGAAGGCGATCACCATGAAGAACGGGAGGCCCGCCACCCAGGGGTCCTGCCCGGTCTGCGGCACCAAGATCTTCAAGATCGGCGCGGCGTAGTTCCTGCTGCCGACCTAGGGGTCGGAGGTGCAAGCGCAATGAAGGTCAAGGATCTGATGACACCAGGCCCAACGGTCTGCCGGCCGGAGGACACCGCATCCCAGGTCGCAACGCTGATGAAGCAGAAGGACTGCGGAGCGATCCCCGTCGTCAAGGACGGCGGAAAGCTCGTCGGCATCATCACGGACCGCGACATCGTCGTCCGTGTGGTGGCCGCCGGAAAGGACCCCCGCACCACGCCTGTATCGGCGGTGATGAGCGCCGACCCGGCCACGCTCGCGCCCGACGCGGACGCGGATGCGGCGGAGAAGCTCATGGCCGACCGCCAGGTCCGGCGGTTGCCGGTCGTCGATGACGGACATCTCGTCGGCATCCTCGTGACCGCGCAGCTGGCGCGGCGCGGCAATGCGAAAGAGGTCGGCGAGACGATCAAGGGGATCAGCGAAGCAAAGAGCGGACGAGGTTCGCACGCGCGCGGCTGATCTATCGCGAAGTTCTCCACATATCCACATCGCGAGCAACATTTCCTCGTTGGTCACGAGGGCTGCTGGTCATTAACATTCGAGTGGGCCAGTAGCTCAGCGGTAGAGCAGGGGACTCTTAATCCCTTGGTCGTGGGTTCGAATCCCTCCTGGCTCACCAGAGGAGTTGGGGATGCGGATAAGCGGTCTCGTGCGGTCCGCCCTCAGGCCCCTGCTTCGGCGCCCAGCCTTTCTTCTCGCCGAGCCTTGGAAGATCCCGCAGAGCCCTGCGACGGGGGAGGACATCTTCTTTTGCTTCCGTCTCTTGCTCGGGCGGCCGCCGAACCAAGAGGAGTGGGGCGGGCACTTCGCGCAGGCCGGCGGTGACCTTGACGCTCTCGTCCGCTCGTACATGACCTCCTTCGAGTTCTCGAAGCGCGCCGACACGTTGCTCCGGCATGGAACGGACGGCCGCGTGTCTCTCGCGACGTCGAACCGGTTCTCCATCTACGTGCAGGAGGCCGACGCCCAGGTCAGCGAGCATGTGAAACGCGACGCGTACGAGCCCAACGTGACCGCGGTCTTCCTCGAACGTTTGCGACCGGGCATGCATGTTCTCGACATCGGGGCGAACATCGGCTGGTACACGATGCTTTCCGCATCGCTCGTCGGGTCGTCAGGCAGCGTGACGGCGATCGAACCGAACCCGGACAGCGCGAAGCTGCTGGAGGCGAGCCGGCGTGCCAACGCGTTCGACAACGTGACCGTGCTTCAGGTCGCGGCCGGTCGCGAGCCCGGACTCCTCGTCCTGCACGGCTCGTACGGCGACGCGATGACGCTGGCGACACCCGACGACGCGGCTGCGCTGACGAGCGCGACGACCGTGCCGAGCTTCAAGGTGGACGACCTCATCCCGCGCGACATGAAGATCGATCTCGTGAAGATCGACGTCCAGGGCGCGGAATACAACGCCCTGCTCGGAGCGTCGGAGCTCATCAAGCGCTGTCACCCGACGATCGTGAGCGAATTCAGCCCCAACATGATGCCCGGCATCTCAGGCGTCGACGGTCGCGAGTACTTACGTTTCCTGCTTGGCTTTGGGTACAAGATCGCGGTCATCGAAGGCGACGGCACGCTCAGAGACTGCGGGACCGACGCCGAGCGCGTGATGGCCGCCTATCTCGCTGGCGGCGTCGATCACATCGACATCCTTCTGGACTGAAAGGAGCAATTCATGTTCAAGGACGCCAAGGCCTTCTCCGGTTTCTCTGTCAACGATCTCGACGCAGCCAAGGCCTTCTACGGCGGGAAGCTCGGGCTCGACGTGCGTTCGGGCCCGATGGGAAGCCTCGAGCTCCACCTCGGCACCGGCACGACGGTGTTCGTCTACGCAAAGAAGGACCATGTCCCCGCGACGTACACGATGCTCAACTTTCCCGTCGCCGACGTCGAGGCCGCGGTGGACCAGCTCGCGAAGGCCGGGATCAAGATGGAGCGCTATCCGAACATGGGTCAGGACGCGAAGGGCATCCTGCGTGGCAACGGCCCCGACATGGCGTGGTTCAAGGATCCGTCGGGCAATGTCCTCTCGGTGCTCAAGACCGGCGGACGCTAGCGAGCAGGGCTGCGATGGCCTACACCCATCGCGCCTGGTGAACGGGGCGTGAACGCGATCGCCTACGTGAATGCGGTCCCGACCGAAACGTGACGCGGCTGGTCTCGCCCGTACGGGTGAACCGGGTATTAGACGGGCCTCATTTGGCCCAGCAGAGGTAGTACGCGCGGCTCGTACGGCGGCATACAGGGTGGGAGATGCGGGCCTATGAGCGCCTCTTTTGATGACTAGCCTCTCATCTGTGAGCGATCTCAGTCCTCTCGGTCGGGCTCTGGCACTCCGGTCGTGGCGTGCGGCCCTCCTCGCCATCGCCGGCGCGTTCCTGGTCTTCGGACTCGAACAGCTCGCGCCGACGGGTTGGCCACGCGGCGCGCTCGCGTCGGGCGCATGGCTCGCATTCGGTCTGGGCGCGATGGTCGCCGCGGCGCGCGCGGCGGAGACCACACCGGGCCGCGACCGGCTGCCGTGGGTCTTCGTCGCGATAGCCGTCGGCGCGTGGACGGTCGGCATGATCGTGCGCAGCGCGTTCCTCGTCGCCGATGTCGCGATCCCGACGCCCGGCCTCGACGATGCCACGCACCTCGGCGCGGCCTCCCTGCTGATCCTCGGGTTCGTCGCGATGGTGCGCGGCCGGCGCCTCGCGGTCTACGCGCTGGTGCTCGACTCCGGGGCGGTGGTGCTGCTTCTTCTCGCCGCGCTCGCGCTCCTCCTCTCGAGCGCGCTCGCGAGCGAGATGAAGCAGGAACCGGTCGCCACGACGGTGATCCTTCTGTACGCGGTGTTGTGGTCCGGCGCGACGGGCGCTGCACTCTCGGCCCTCTGGGGTTCGCCGATCGAGCAGCCGCGTCGTGCCTACGCGATCCTCGCGCTCGGCATTGCGCTCAACGCGCTCGCGTTCACGCTCAGCCTGCCGACGTTCCTCTTCGGTCGATTCCAAGCCGGGACGGGCCTCGACCTGTTGTGGATGCTCGGCATGATCGCGATCGGCGCCGCGGCGGGCACCTGGATCGAGGACCGCAGGGCCGAGCCGAGGCGGCTGTTCTCTCGCGACGTGATCGAGCTCTCGCGCCTCGTTCTTCCGGCACTGACCGCCGTCCTCGCCGCCGGACTCGTTGTGGTCGCGAACCTCATCGACTCGGACGTCGAGCTGTTCATCGACTCCGCCGTCGCCGCGACCATGGTCATCCTCGCGCTGCGCGCCGGCCTGGCCCTGTTCGCGAACTGGCGCCTCAGCGAAACGGAGCGGCGCCGCGCGGTGCAGTTCGAGGCCCTCTACGAGGTCGGACTCGCGGCCGCCGGCGAGCGTTCGCTCGAGGAGCTCGCGAAGCTCGTCGTCGAGCAGGCCACGCAGCTGTCCCGCACCGACGGCGCCATGTTCGCGCTCGCGGAGCCCGGCAACGGCCTCATCATTCGCGCGCTGCGGCCGAACCCCCAGCTCGGCCTTCGCGACTCGGTCGGGGAGCCGCTCGCCGGCATCTCGCTCGCGACGATCGCGACGCGCGACATGGTGGTCGCGCCGAAGTACGCCGAGCACCCCTCGAGCACGAAGCCACTTCACGCGACGATCGCTTCCGCCATCGCGGTCCCGCTGATCGCTCATGGCGAGCTCGTCGGCACCCTCGCGATGTACTCGGCGACGCCGCGCGAGTTCTCGAGCGACACGCAGCGCCTCGTTCGCCTGTACGCAGCACAGGCCGCTATCGCCATCGCCAACGCGCGCCTGCTGGCCGAGACACGCCGGCTCGCCCGCGACGACGACCTCACCGGCGTCATGAACCGCCGTAGCCTGATGGAGCGCCTCGACGGTGAGATGGCCGAAGCCGCTCGGCACGGCGACATCTTCGCGGTCGTGCTCTGTGACGTGGACGGCCTGAAGGCCGTGAACGACACCGCGGGTCACCTTGCCGGCAACGAGGTCCTGACAAAGGTCGCGCACCTCATGCGCGAGACGATCCGCGCCGAGGACGTCGTGGCGCGCTTCGGGGGTGACGAGTTCGTGCTGCTCCTGCCGCGCACCGGACTGCTGCCCGCGCAGGCGCTGGTGGGTCGGATCGAATCGCGCCTCCGCGAGGAGACCTATCACTGGGCCGGCCGCGATCATCCGCTGCC from Candidatus Limnocylindria bacterium encodes:
- a CDS encoding DUF5679 domain-containing protein, whose protein sequence is MANGYCVKCKASREIKDAKAITMKNGRPATQGSCPVCGTKIFKIGAA
- a CDS encoding VOC family protein, encoding MFKDAKAFSGFSVNDLDAAKAFYGGKLGLDVRSGPMGSLELHLGTGTTVFVYAKKDHVPATYTMLNFPVADVEAAVDQLAKAGIKMERYPNMGQDAKGILRGNGPDMAWFKDPSGNVLSVLKTGGR
- a CDS encoding CBS domain-containing protein yields the protein MKVKDLMTPGPTVCRPEDTASQVATLMKQKDCGAIPVVKDGGKLVGIITDRDIVVRVVAAGKDPRTTPVSAVMSADPATLAPDADADAAEKLMADRQVRRLPVVDDGHLVGILVTAQLARRGNAKEVGETIKGISEAKSGRGSHARG
- a CDS encoding FkbM family methyltransferase, with protein sequence MRISGLVRSALRPLLRRPAFLLAEPWKIPQSPATGEDIFFCFRLLLGRPPNQEEWGGHFAQAGGDLDALVRSYMTSFEFSKRADTLLRHGTDGRVSLATSNRFSIYVQEADAQVSEHVKRDAYEPNVTAVFLERLRPGMHVLDIGANIGWYTMLSASLVGSSGSVTAIEPNPDSAKLLEASRRANAFDNVTVLQVAAGREPGLLVLHGSYGDAMTLATPDDAAALTSATTVPSFKVDDLIPRDMKIDLVKIDVQGAEYNALLGASELIKRCHPTIVSEFSPNMMPGISGVDGREYLRFLLGFGYKIAVIEGDGTLRDCGTDAERVMAAYLAGGVDHIDILLD
- a CDS encoding sensor domain-containing diguanylate cyclase; this encodes MSDLSPLGRALALRSWRAALLAIAGAFLVFGLEQLAPTGWPRGALASGAWLAFGLGAMVAAARAAETTPGRDRLPWVFVAIAVGAWTVGMIVRSAFLVADVAIPTPGLDDATHLGAASLLILGFVAMVRGRRLAVYALVLDSGAVVLLLLAALALLLSSALASEMKQEPVATTVILLYAVLWSGATGAALSALWGSPIEQPRRAYAILALGIALNALAFTLSLPTFLFGRFQAGTGLDLLWMLGMIAIGAAAGTWIEDRRAEPRRLFSRDVIELSRLVLPALTAVLAAGLVVVANLIDSDVELFIDSAVAATMVILALRAGLALFANWRLSETERRRAVQFEALYEVGLAAAGERSLEELAKLVVEQATQLSRTDGAMFALAEPGNGLIIRALRPNPQLGLRDSVGEPLAGISLATIATRDMVVAPKYAEHPSSTKPLHATIASAIAVPLIAHGELVGTLAMYSATPREFSSDTQRLVRLYAAQAAIAIANARLLAETRRLARDDDLTGVMNRRSLMERLDGEMAEAARHGDIFAVVLCDVDGLKAVNDTAGHLAGNEVLTKVAHLMRETIRAEDVVARFGGDEFVLLLPRTGLLPAQALVGRIESRLREETYHWAGRDHPLPSVSFGIAWFPEDGRTDDALLACADERMYEDKVRSRAPRAGASEAD